DNA from Vitis vinifera cultivar Pinot Noir 40024 chromosome 19, ASM3070453v1:
aGCTCTTCTATTGGTTGATCTAAGATTAGTTTCATCACCTCTTGCTTTCTAGATTCATCATTGATGATTTCTTCGTCTTTTCTAGTAACTTCGACTTGctttttaataagaatatttGATGGCTCTTCTAGTTTCAAGGGTGCTACTTTTTCCTCTGGTTGCTTATGTGGTGGAATTTCCTTCATTGGACGAAGGATCTTCTTTCGCCCATTGCGCACAAGTGTGTAAGTGTTCTCATAGCCATCATGTTGGACTCTTTCATCAAAAAGCCATGGTCTTCCAAGCATAATATGGGCAACTTTCATCGGCAAAACATCACACCATGCTGATAACTCAAAATCATTACTGAAATTAAACGTCACTAGACAACGAGAACTCACCAAAATAGATGCGTCATTTACCCATGCTATTTGATAGGGATTTGGATGATCTTCTGTCTTTAGATTAAGCTTTTCAACAAGCTCCTCTGAAGCTAGATTGGAACAACTACCTCCATCAATAATCAAAGTACATAGTCTCCCTTGACAAGCAACACGAGTTTGGAAGATGCTAGTACGTCGCCAATCCTCCTCTTCATTTAGCCTTGGTATGTTCACCAATGGCTGCATAAAAAAGTTGTAGCCTTCAACCATGTTTGCATACGTTGCTCTACTCCTCAGTTACATATGCCTTCATGCCAAGaattttggctctgataccaaaattgatgtaggacaaccctaggatggttgtctacactcaagggtaggtgggctagggttttatttttagggtgtaaggagaggaacaaggaataaactttatggtaAAGAAagttataagataagaaatagagagaaagaataaataatgaagaaaagatggaaaaccttagagtctcactaaggccttctaggagtctcacctagaagaaaatcaatggagtctcaccattgagggttgcaaccttgcaatgaaagaaagtataatattattcatcaaaattcattcctttgatttacattgattagcctatttataggcttctctaagaaatccaaagtctactaggactctaataacttattctactaggactctaataacctatcatgactcaaattctaattatattataaatcaactagctaatcctaattagactccaacaaatattaatcctaatttaattccaagtaataatAATCTtactttaattacaactaatactaattccctttcttgatatatatcttgaatattcatcctcatcagtcctctttctaaatttttaatgtGTCTTCTAATTTTTGACAATCTGTGGCTTCCAtacctatatttttatttgtccaTAGGGCTTTTTCTGGTATTTGGATCTCTCCTCAATGTAATTATTCTTGTTGTGATATTCCTCAAAATTTAAATGGTCTCAATTTTTTGATAGCCAAACAAAAACTATGGTATAAAGTgtctatcaaaatttaaatgttttctttttagatatttCTTATATATCTTCTTTTTGGGCAACATCtgaatttattttgtgtaaACATGTACCTGGTTGTCTCTTTTACTGAAGTTCCAAAAAATTCTGGAACTTTTCTCCAATGTTCCCCAACTCTTTGACAAGCAACATATTTCTTGATGTAGTGGTGTGTTTGTATAACCATCCCCATTTTCAAGAGGGTAGGGGTGTAGGTATAAATATATCCCACATTGAATCTCATGTATTTGTGCACTTCTGCTGATAAAGAACTGCcttgtttccttttcttctttctctctctctctcaatctcTTCCATTTTCATGTTGTTATTATACCCATTCCTATATTTTCACACGTGcacataattataattatttttagtttatattcAGAGTATTGGTAAGTAGGGGTGTAAGTTAGACTGAGCTAACTGGGGTAGACATTAGTAAAAACTCAACACAATTGCTAAAATAATGGAACTTGCTTAGCTCAAGCCTGATACCTGAGCACTTTGTGCAAGCTCCTCTGGGTGTCATTTGTTGGATTGAGTTGATTGATCTTCAAGTTACCTTTGActgatgttaaaaataaaagaagcaagaaatttcttttgaagctCAATTACTTAGAAACTTGCATAAACActttctttttgtaaagaaaGGGGCACATTAGCTGAGAGCAGATAGCAGTGAGTGATGAACTTGTAAGTTAGGGGAGGATAGAAATGTCAAAAAGGAGGGGGGGGAGGGCGGGGACGGATTTCAGGTGAATTTTAGCAATCTCTCAACTCAGCCCAATCTCTAACCAGTTCAATGTGCAAAAGTTTACACCAAAAGGTAGCTCTTGTGTTATTTCTACTTAAATTGGAGCTCTGTTTGTAAGAAATGTTTCCACATTAGAGAAGAAAGAGtagatgaaaaaaaaggaaaaaaaaaaaagaaaaagaaaatatgtccATTTGTGCGGCAAATTTCAGTTAAGAATATAGGACATGGGTTTTTTGATGAAATTATGCAAGTTGCTAAGATCAATTGAAAAgtggtttcctttttttttcttcctcgcTTGGTGCCTACAGATTTTTTTCCACTTCTGGTTGCATATTTGATTTTGGCTTCAGGCTATTTTTAGGATACTATGCCTTCAAATTACTTTACTTTCTATCAATCTCAAATTGTAACATTTTTAGgatgcttattattattatttaaaaaaaaatcattaatttcctGTAGATTATTCTGTTGGACAATTTTTTGAGGATGCACGAGAAAAGACAAGAGACATTCTTAACAGTGAACGTGTCCCAATAGTAGCTGGAGGGACTGGATTGTACTTGCGGTGGTATGTTCCTACATATCCTATTGCATAAAATAGTTTCATTTGTTCATGATTTACTTTATTTTCCCCCCTCAGAAATAGGGGGAAAAAACTGCACATGCACAACCTCTTCTGAGTGCAACAACTGCATGCTATTACCTAATAGCCGGGCAAGATTTTGGAAGTTCATTCACTGCCTTGGCACCCATGGGAATAACTTGTTCAgatggattttaaaaaatttctgaaGAGCACACCTTTTGGATTCACTGTGGCTAATCCAAAGCATTAGAGCAGTCTCTCATATATTAATTTACAGAAGTTGAAAGTATTAACAGCCTTATTGGTAGTTTCAATTTCTACTAGGATTTTGAGTAATTAATGTAGAGAATAAGCAATGTAATGCTTTATATTTTGTGTGCGCTCACACGCACATTTATATAGTTTACGAAATGggtttatatttgatattttgataatttttttaactgtTGTTACATaaagaattttataatataatatttctaTCATATTTCATACTCTCTTATTATCTTTTTAGCAGTCTAATTTTCAATtgcttgtttattttttatttttttgtaaaacaatAGTCCATGTTATTTTTATCTAATTGATCTATAGATGAGTTTAAATATTGAGAGGATTatgatattaaaatttgaatctAGGGGGTTTCCCCCCgtaattttgtgatttttccCACCTTAATTTTATGATCTAGCTATTGACTATTTTGTagcatgcacacacacacacatatgcccacatatatatacaaacaTGCATGCATTAAATGcacaagaaagagaaataaaattataaaaaataaaaatataattagctTCACAATAATTTTTTGGATGTTGCAGTTCTCATTAAGCTTAGATTGAATTTGAAGTCATATGTCACCAAATTAGCTAAGGAAACACCTATCATCTATTTAAAAAGAAAGTAGACACCTGATTTTCTCTCTACTCTTGTGTTTTTTACTCAAGTCAAATacctaattaaatttataaattaagaaaTGACAACTAAAGAAAACTTGATCACATCAATCTTTTACTGGGTTCAAATAACACAGTTATACTATTGTGCtatgagtttttgaaaatagggatagtaaaataaaacaaagaaaatttccTGTACTTGCTATTTAGATGCTTTCTAGTTGAGTCCAATATACTAAAATTTAGGGCTTTGAAAGATTGAGCATCTGGACTAGTACTGCACTCAAGTCCATGTGGCATAGTAGCACAATGTGCGTATAGGAACACATTTGAGCAATGACAAAAGGTGCACTCTTTCTAAGAACATATTGATTTTCTGCAAAATATCAGGTTCATATATGGAAAACCAGATGTTCCAAAAGCTTCTCGAGAAATCGCATCTGAAGTATATTCGGAGCTCATGGATTTACAGAGAAACGGGGACTGGGATGCAGCTGTGCAATTGGTGGTCAAAGCAGGTGACTCGAAGGCCCAATCTTTGGCTGCCAACGATTGGTATCGTTTACGTCGCAGCCTTGAGATTATTAAGGTTAATTTCTGAGTTCTGTAGCTTTAATGGATTTTGGAAAACCCATCTGTGCCTCGGGTTGGGGGGTGTGGGGGTGTTGTCGTTGGTGTGTGGCACATTAACTCACaatgaatttaaatttgaaaggcTAATGATAAATTGCCCTGGCATTGTTTGCCTTTTTGGGAGATGCTTAATTTAGAGTTCTTCTCCATTAGGGTCTTAGTGGCTCACTATCTGATTGATGGTAAGAGAATATTTGTGACCTTTATTAGTGTTCTAACTGTTTGCTTTCTCTAAATTGTAAAGATAGGAAATATACATAAGTTGTTAAATTCATTGCTTATGGATGTGTCTTTTGGCATGATGGCAGTCTAGTGGGTCACCTCCATCTGCCTTTCATGTGCCATATGATTCTTTCAGGGAACAGCCCTCAAGTGTAGATCACTCTCATGATGTCAACTCCTCTTCTGATGGATCCaaggaaaataaatcaaaggagttggactttgagttcatttgttttttcctttccagCCAAAGACTTGAACTCTATAGATCGATTGATCTCCGGTGTGAAGATATGCTTTTAGGTAAGCCATGTCATTGGACATTGGcatgattttatttctttattaaagaTCTCGTTGCTTGAATTAAACATTCCCTTTTGTCTTTAGCTAAAGTACTTGGTTTTACTTTTAGATGATCATTTACTTGTGAACCATGATATTACTTCAGGTTTCCTTTACCCTATGTAATGATATAAGTTATGCAATGTTTGGCAAAAAATGTTCTCTTCAATCATCTTGAATTTGAACTCCATGGGAAACCTTTTATGTTATTGAagtgatattttttttgtacaaaGCTTTGATTTACCactcctttttttcttatttatttatttattgtgcaGAATCCTCCTCTCCAAgctgaatatttatttatttttgtttggaatCCGAGTTAGGACATTATGTAAAGATGAAGATTTGATTAATTGGCcctttatttactattttttacttttattttataaatagtgAGATAGTATATTAATGagcaataaaagaaagaaagcacaCAAGGaacacacaaaataaaaagatggaAGCACTTCCACAAAAATAAGAGTACTGAGGCTAACTCCTCAATTGATCCCTAAACTATCAATAAAGTCAAATGCAGACAAACCAACATCACCCTAAAGGTGCCTTGGACgaagaaaaaccaaaacttCAGAAAGAGTCTGGATTTAACGAGGATAACTCTAACCCAAACAGGCACCCATTTCTTTACTTCCAAATACCCTAGCAAGCCTCCAAAACTATGCCAAGTAAAGCTTTGATTAGAACCATCAAGTTTCTAATTCCTAATCCTCATGTTTATTGGATGAGTTAAAACAAGATGCTGGGCGATAATACTCACTCAGAGTGGCCTATAAAACAAAGTCCTATACATATTATCACATTCgtaaatttttgtttgagttTGGGTCAACTAGTTCAAAGTGTGGTATGTGCATTTTCTGATGTGTTCTTTAGTGTAGGAAGTGATGGGATTCTGTCTGAGGCCAGATGGCTTCTCGATAATGGTCTTCTTCCAAATTCAAATTCTGCAACTCGAGCAATTGGTTACAGACAGGTAGTTGGATATTTTCCTGATCCATTCTTTCTGTTCTATATCTATTTATTGCATATATTTACAAACTTTAattgtctttttattttgtttaacttTGTTCTGTGACACAGTTATCTCTATTAATCTCCACTTTCCAACATCTAATTACATTACCCCCTTATGCTAGGTTGTAAAATGTGATTGTACTACATTAGTTATTCTCAGGTATTCCCTTATTAGTTATGATGAAAAACTGTTTGACGAACCTGTAAGGTTTATGAAGAGCTTTAGGGAAAGAAGGgggcaaaaaaaagaaagagacaaATGCCATTTTTACTTCTTGGCACCCAAGGAGACCAAGTTGAGCAAAATAATGGGCAGTATAGGCTTCTTCTCAAATTGACTATGACTCTTTTGGGGTAAGCAAAACACTAAAGCTATAGGATGAAGGTGCTGCTagaacttaatatttaaagagtTCAAAAAATTTTTAATGTTAGCGTGGCTAAAAGGGTCCATAGTGAATAATAGTTTGGGAAGAACCTATAGGATATAATTTTTTGCTGCCAAAGAGTCCATTTTGACCTTAGACTCAACGAGACCAATATCTGTTGGAAAACTTTTTGAAGCTATCCTGACATCTTTGCTTGGAAATCTGAGCATGTGTCTGAATAGGGAGACTGTTATTCTacaaataagaatgaaaaatataacaCAACTATTGTTTTGCATAATTACCTTACTCAGCTCTTGGAGTTTCTGATAACTATGAAAAGATTCAAGAGGACAATTATAGCAGTTAAAGTAAATCTTTTGAATTTACAGCTGAAGGTAGGAACAACTGATTTTGGATGGCACAATAAAATGGGAATCTGATTGGATATCCCCTGTTTTTTCTGGAAATGGAACCCTTTCATAATGATGGTTTTCTTGAATCTTATTCAgtgatatttgatatttttggatGATATAGAGTAGACTTGTATTACCTTGCCAAAAGATGACAGCAGAAATAAAGAAATGGTCTAAACCTTTTTATGAAAGGAACTACATGAACCAGAAAAAGACAGGGAAAGTCCAATATGTCCAAACAACACTTAGTGGCAATATGAGTGGAGGGGCAATCTAAAAAGCTACCACTTAGAAGGTCTGTCATAAAGATTAAGACTGTCACTTGTTGTGAAATAAGAATTTATTGTGAAAGAAAAGTATGAGTTTGCTTTTCTCTGCTATTCACATttcaaaaatgtaaaattttggaTTGCTTAGTCCTTAAGGCATTGCCAAGTGACAGAGGATGGGGGTGGTAATGTGAAAGATTCAAGGTTTGATTCCTGGTAGAAAAAGAAGTGTTGCTTATCAAAAGTAAAAAGGAATGACATTTAACTCGTACCATTTAGGTCCTGTTTTGATGCATATGGAAAGAGCACAATAGAAGAATTTTCAATAAGGAGGAGCTGCCTGATTAAAGATTGAAGGAGATCTTCATTAAATCTAGTCTAAACGATCTTTTCCCTTCGTATCTTGGTGCCTGTTGTGTACAACCTGTGTACATAGGGTGCAACACTTTTGTTTGATGATGATTAATATATCTTCTGTTTGCCTATTAAAAAGGGGGAAATATGAATGGAGGGATCTTTTCTTTCCCAAATAGTTGGATTAAGGCTTTctggatattttatttttgatagataaaaatgatGTATTTATTGAAAGAGGAAGCACCAAAAACAGTGCCCTCAGAGTAtatagggagtatacaaaagaaGCCAAAAGGCTCAAACCGAAGGGGAAGGGATAAAAAAACATCACCTGCCgttagagcctaaccaatcaatgaagctTACAAGTGAAGACCAAACATTACCTGCACTTAAGGCTTTCTGGATATTGTGCTCATTATAGTCAATTGTTCTAGTCTTTTTGGCAAAACCTGTTCTGAGATCCCATTGGACCAAGTTTTCTCATAGcatattttaagataaatttcTTGTTCTTCAAGTTGTTTTTCACCCTCTAGATATCTGTCGCTCCATGGGTCTGTTCAAGCATAAATGCTGTTACACCTTTCAATCCTATAATTTGGTGCTTTGGAGAACATTATAGTAATGTAAAAATGGTCAAAGTGGGGTAACGAAAGTTGCATCCCTTGTGCGGGTCATTATCTGTTGCAGGAAATCGACTAATGTTGCTTCATGTTGATTTTGGCCTGGTTGTttcatctttctctctctctctctctctttctctctcttacTTGATTTGATATACTTTTGTCCTCTCTTGGTCCAAAAtgtgatattcaaattttaggCATGAAGGTAAGGTTGACTTGGTACTTACAATTTCTTACTCTCAGGCTATGGAGTACCTTGTAACGTGCAGAGAGCAAGGGGGTAGGAGTTCACCCCAAGAATTTTATGCTTTTTTATCTGAATTTCAAAAAGCATCTAGGTAAGGCATTTTCTGTTCTAATGATATTTATATGATCTATTTTGCCAGACTCAAGTTTGTGATGATAGGCTATGTTGTGTTTAATATTTATGTACTTCCAAGTTTTTTGTCAAATGCATAGCACAGGGATGGTTTTAAGAAACAATCACCTGTGAAATACCGTGCTTCATTCCTCTTAGTTCCTACATCTATCCCTTTACAGGATTGGTTTTCTCAGTGATGACCATTGAATTCATTATGTTACTTGTGGGTCACATATGCAGTTCGTTTACATTATAGTGTGAATTTTCTCCCTTTTTAATTCCATGGAGTTGTGATGCTCTCGGTTAAATTCTTATCCAGATATTGCTTAATTTTTGTGCAGAAACTTTGCAAAAAGGCAAATGACATGGTTCCGTAATGAGCTTATTTATCACTGGCTTGATGCTTCTAGACCCCTGGTATGTCTTTTGCACCTTTTTCTCTTTAGGTTGCTAAATTTATCTTGTCTATGAGTGCCTTTACTGGGTAAATATCATCCAACTGGAAAATTTTCACTTCACCTGAGGGAATTGATCCTTTAACAATTGCTTCCCAGAGTCTGTATCGGTGCTTATGTCCATAGAATTGGATATGTGATAAGTTTTGCCATCTAGATGTTAGGATGGATGTgagcatctctctctctctctcggggGTTACATGGTCCggcattctcatttttttttcaagtaaataATTCAAACTCCTTACTAACAGTACCAGGGGAAGGACCGATAGTCTGCATGACGGTTTTATGTGGTTTGTGGCTTGTGAGCCTAACATGATCTCTGTCTGGGCTTGGAACCAGCAATGCAAAAGCATTGAAAGTAGGCCTTTTCATTACTCATTAACAAAATTGGCATGCTTTGGATAAGTTCATGGAagttctttatttcatttcctGATGCAGCCTCTTCCCTTTCTGCTCATCtttgaaaataacaaattttgCAGGAAATGGTGCTTAATTTCATACACGATGCATACTACGACCAAACTGGAAAATTGGTCGTGCCTAAATCTCTTAGCATGAAGAAAGATATGTCAAACAACCGTGAAATTAAAGAACTTAAAGCTTACCGCACTAAAAATAGGTACAATTTAGGACATACTTTtggctttattttttttcttttaattgccAATTgctaattgaatttttttttttaaatacatttgaaGGCATTTCATCAACCGTGAAGATTGCTCTGATATTCTAGACTGGATATGGAGAACACAACAGTGAACTGATTGATGAGTTAATCAATTTTACTGGGCTAAGTTTCAACCTTGCAGAACTGGCACCATCTCCTTCAACAGATAGATTCAAAGGTCTAAGGTCGTTGCGTCGGCCAGCTACAAACTGAGGTCACACCGATACATGTCTGCAGCGAGACTCACTGCATCTGGTGTTAATCATTCGTTAAGCGTTCGTTATCTGAAGCCTTGTTTGATTACTCACTGCAATAACAGGATTTTGCTTATGAAATTAGTGTATTTATGCGGGATTTTAGTCTCGGTTGAGAGAGAGATTAAGACTAAACTAGGAAAGATTTGGGAAAAAAGGCATGGTTTTGAGGTCTAGCTGAAGATTGGGTGTCTTTAGATTTGAAGGATTACTTTGCAACATGTAAACATGCTTTCTTATTAATCTCATTCTCTGGGCACTTCAGAAACAACAGTATTGGCTCAATTACTGTAGCATACATGATACTGACAGAAATAAACTTTAGATATGGTCTTCTTGTCGAAGCTATTTATTGGTAGGAGGTTCCGATGTCATATTCATGCTCATGGAGTCGTTTCaggacttaggtggtgtttgttttttcacttaattttaaatagaatcttaatgctcaatagtgttaaatattaggttgtttgtttttatagtattttatttttattaagtattaaaaagtaaagaaaaattaatatgttattttttttatttagaaaaaaattatatattttgatttttttatttaataaaaaatttataataaataaaaaaaaaaaaaagtagaaaaactaaccatttaaattttaaaaataaaaaaagtaaaaaaaacaaacatcacttTAACCTAGAGTGCGACTTTGGTATAACGGGGCTAACCATCATAGTAGGGTTTTGACCAGTCTCAAACACACCTTATCTCTAGGCTTTGACTCATCCCAAGGTTTAAAAAGAACACATGGAACATATTATATTAggaattttttactatttattttttataaaaaattgataaaaatatatattaacatgttaaatatatatatatatatatatatattaaaaataataatatatattaaactataaaaaaaaacgttAAGAGAATGGTAAAGATAATGttaagaatttttaataaataaattatttaattttttttaataataaagtaaatatGGGAAAGGATGCATTGCACATATAAAGAATTTTTAGTAAAtaagttatataatttttttatataaatgttatgaaaatatatattaaaaaataaagaatatgaaaaagCAAGGTTTagtgaataaattatttaaatagaaatagaaaaataagcaaataaataaattatttaattcttttttttgtaaaaagtaatatatatgtattaaataataaagaaatatggaaataaaatttcaagagaatAAGATATAATGagaatttttaatatatgaaataatattttagggaacaaaaaatttaccaataaaatcttaatttaatttagttttttttaattattattattttattttttatcatttgaacATCGAAGATTAagatcaattttattttgtaaggaTAAGTTTATCATATTAATTGAATTGCctagaattaaaatttttggcctataataattaagaaaaaaattttaatttattttcatggaaatatttctagcttattttttttaaaatcaaatcaatttgtGAGTTCGTCTTGAAATGAGGAGtaatttaaagatattttttttctttataatctaCTTGGCAATGATTGAGGCCATGTAGGCATCCACGTGGCCTTGgtagattttatttttgatattttgtattCATAATCTAGATGGTTCCTTAAACCCCAGTTTTAGTCAAACACTCGTTCTCTCTCCCATCACCATCTCTATAAAACCCTCCAACAAACCATCTTGCGTTTCTAACCTCCCAAACgccttttttttccattgccattttctctctagaaaaaaatgaaggcaTCAATGGCGATGAGATCCGTACGATCGGCGTTGAGGAGTGGCTCTTCTTCTTCGCCTTCTCATTTCCTTCGCCGTTGCTACTGCTCAGAGTCAGTTCCTGAACGAAAGGTAACCATTCTCGGTGCCGCCGGCGGAATCGGCCAGCCTCTTGCACTGCTTATGAAGATCAACCCTCTGGTCTCTAATCTCGCACTCTACGATATCGCTGGAACCCCCGGAGTCGCCGCCGACGTCAGCCACGTCAACACCATATCTCAGGTCCGATCCTCCTCTCTCTCTATCTAGGTTTTTTTAGCGTTATGATCCGTCTTCTCTTGATTGAAAAATGTCGCTTGTGTTTCTCTCTTTAGGTTTATCAGTTCAATTGCCTTTTCTTGccgtttttattttctatgttcATTGTGATTGGTTGATTAGTTGGTTTTGTTTCTCCCTACCTACTTTTATCTCATCTGTCTCCGGTTTGATTCAACTTGTTTTTATTTAGGTTGCTGGATTCATGGGTGAAGATCAGCTAGGAAAAGCTCTAGAGGGATCGGACGTGGTCATAATTCCGGCTGGTGTCCCGAGAAAGCCGGGTATGACTCGTGATGATCTCTTTAACATCAATGCCGGCATTGTTAAATCTCTTTGCATTGCTATCGCCAAGTATTGCCCGAATGTGAGTGTGCTTCTAAGCATTTAAATTGTGACtctatttagtttatttttggaatttcgaTAATGTTTCGTCtgattattttatttggaaatgaTTTATTCAATCAGGCTCTTGTTAACGTGATAAGCAATCCCGTGAACTCAACGGTGCCAATTGCTgctgaagtttttaagaaagcAGGGACTTTTGATGAGAAGAAACTTTTTGGTGTGACCACACTTGATGTGGTTAGGGCTAAGACTTTCTATGCTGCAAAGGCAAAAGTACCAGTTTCAGGTATTCCTTTCACTTATGCAGGAATGTATATATAAATCTTCTTCTGGATGCTCCATTTGGTTTCTGGGAGAACTGTGAGaatagaggaaaataaaattttgaagtaaCATGCTTTTCTTTACTAACCATTTTTACTAATTCCATACAACATTATGTGCCATTCCTAAGTCTTTGCCATGGAATTTTAGTAAACACTGTTAGTTTGTATAGCATTACTGAATTTtgaatcttatttttttctttctcatagGATTCTGAAAAAATGAAACTCCCTCAAGTAAACTGTATTTTGGTATTAAGCTTCATTGGGAggaatttcttcttcttcctctctttttCATCAAATGATTCATAGACTTGGGTTTGTTACAAGGATTCATAGATTTCTGAAATGGTTTGACTGGCTTTATTAAAGGACTCTGGTTAGGTGGCTCTGCTTAACTCTAGGCTCTATG
Protein-coding regions in this window:
- the LOC100245121 gene encoding tRNA dimethylallyltransferase 9; protein product: MSWGVCSLRSLYAPEMPLLRSPPFFFVRSRRLFGTTCSVSGTKKKNKEKVIVISGPTGAGKSRLALELAKRLNGEIISADSVQVYRGLDVGSAKPSLMDRKEVPHHLVDILHPSEDYSVGQFFEDAREKTRDILNSERVPIVAGGTGLYLRWFIYGKPDVPKASREIASEVYSELMDLQRNGDWDAAVQLVVKAGDSKAQSLAANDWYRLRRSLEIIKSSGSPPSAFHVPYDSFREQPSSVDHSHDVNSSSDGSKENKSKELDFEFICFFLSSQRLELYRSIDLRCEDMLLGSDGILSEARWLLDNGLLPNSNSATRAIGYRQAMEYLVTCREQGGRSSPQEFYAFLSEFQKASRNFAKRQMTWFRNELIYHWLDASRPLEMVLNFIHDAYYDQTGKLVVPKSLSMKKDMSNNREIKELKAYRTKNRHFINREDCSDILDWIWRTQQ
- the LOC100253724 gene encoding malate dehydrogenase, mitochondrial; translation: MKASMAMRSVRSALRSGSSSSPSHFLRRCYCSESVPERKVTILGAAGGIGQPLALLMKINPLVSNLALYDIAGTPGVAADVSHVNTISQVAGFMGEDQLGKALEGSDVVIIPAGVPRKPGMTRDDLFNINAGIVKSLCIAIAKYCPNALVNVISNPVNSTVPIAAEVFKKAGTFDEKKLFGVTTLDVVRAKTFYAAKAKVPVSEVNVPVVGGHAGITILPLFSQTTPKSNNLSDEDIQALTKRTQDGGTEVVEAKAGKGSATLSMAYAGAIFADACLKGLNGVPEVVECSYVQSSITELPFFSSKVRLGKNGVEEVLGLGPLSDYEKEGLEKLKPDLKASIEKGIKFAAQS